A DNA window from Aquarana catesbeiana isolate 2022-GZ linkage group LG01, ASM4218655v1, whole genome shotgun sequence contains the following coding sequences:
- the MN1 gene encoding transcriptional activator MN1: protein MMFGLEQFEPQINSRSSSTSSSSAAGQGERNFAMSAHFKSAAFHPGGTSGAVDPAMGALGEPAMLGINLNLNGGEPYGYHTRGHSDLHPTGMQPVHGFFNNQPPHHHHSHPNPHQHHPHFPANFAGPEPTASCLHGGRLMAYNNNLGNQQGFGEGYEQMSEGQQSAEGFGQQRSGNLPDFQHANSTASNHAVPAPCLPLDQSPNRAASFHGLPASTSSDSHNLEQRRIHNQAGVDALEYNYPSDGPSGHFEVPVFSPSESEGHYGAGRQVPNSTFPGASVLPRPPGMVGMSKVHPQQQQQQHGVFFERFGGARKIPVGMEPAVNARHPLLQQQQQQQQTGLIARQNSCPPAIARQQQTEGNTSNPNLPDNGPVMQNQHTQFEYPIQRLENRNMHPYSESMFNMQQGPPQQPPNQRLQHFDAPYMNVTKRPRFDFSNNHGVENCAAWNNNSIHNAGIDSHLSPSTYPGLPGEYPPQVPDSFPPGPALQHPGSDHQSLQQRQNAAMMIKQMASRNQQQRMRQANLQQLGHHGDVNQSSIVHGGQVGSIPPPNFDREGGRIGSFDPQNPHVGQENAWFPGPHPPGDILQRRMAGSNLPTDPTSHDINLQQNGSNMLFRPGVNRMGMQEPLGLPGEGHVPALHSPGMHSQYGNNMANLSQMQSPGGGVGMNSTPADRRGAPDFAAPAIGQQPGFPFVGSNRQTTPHNPPGVNSSPSSYPPQSDFQASQRSTASKLGALSLGSFSKANAKENMFGQSCLAALSTACQNMIASLGAPNLNVTFNKKSQAEGKRKLSQTETELNGNSGNSSTSDYFSGGSSQGNQGPGATTNNSKSTGQSGTSQPTQGETSLSPNYNIEVTPGNDGKPVTGGGRGRGRRKRDSGHVSPGNYFDKYSADSGGAVVSPGQQGQTANQVEPGGTPHDKPLTSPSWGKSNELLLSDQPDLMSSLDSGIQSVTKSDSSSPHVDFSEDVNTTYGNEDEVSSSSDNNISKPNNCPLVTGSPKIQRSEHGLLNGQKPMGLNLLNNTTSLPDSYGLSSTGAGHPGTPGMEQVRTPTSTSTQDEIHPLEILQAQIQLQRQQFSISEDQPLGMKNKKSDCTAQNVDSELNSCCSDNVKNSMSTIDLDSLMAEHNSTWYLPNEKSLMEGEEDDKSITPWEKSKSQQTNKEAHDLPQNKTSAAAQNGSHLQCLSVHCTDDIGESKGRTPVPTWRSLHSDISNRFGTFVAALT, encoded by the coding sequence ATGATGTTCGGGCTGGAGCAGTTTGAGCCGCAGATCAATAGCAGAAGCAGCAGCACTAGCAGCAGCTCCGCCGCCGGCCAAGGAGAGAGGAACTTCGCCATGAGCGCCCACTTCAAGAGCGCTGCCTTCCACCCCGGGGGCACGTCCGGGGCTGTGGATCCTGCCATGGGAGCCCTGGGCGAGCCTGCCATGCTGGGCATTAACCTCAACCTCAACGGAGGAGAGCCTTATGGATACCATACCAGGGGACACTCGGATCTCCACCCTACTGGGATGCAGCCTGTCCATGGCTTCTTCAACAACCAACCTCCTCATCACCATCACAGTCACCCCAACCCTCACCagcatcacccccacttccctgccaACTTTGCTGGGCCTGAGCCCACCGCCTCCTGTCTGCACGGTGGCCGGCTCATGGCTTACAACAACAACCTTGGCAACCAGCAAGGCTTCGGCGAAGGCTACGAACAGATGTCCGAGGGCCAGCAATCGGCTGAGGGCTTCGGGCAGCAGAGATCGGGCAACCTACCCGATTTCCAGCATGCCAACTCCACTGCCTCCAACCACGCTGTCCCGGCCCCTTGCCTTCCCCTAGACCAGTCTCCCAACCGTGCTGCCTCTTTCCATGGGCTTCCTGCGTCCACTTCTTCGGATTCTCACAACCTGGAACAAAGAAGGATCCACAACCAAGCAGGCGTCGATGCTCTGGAATACAATTATCCCAGCGACGGCCCGTCCGGACACTTTGAGGTACCTGTGTTTTCTCCTTCCGAGTCCGAGGGTCATTACGGTGCTGGTCGGCAGGTTCCCAACAGCACCTTCCCCGGTGCTTCTGTTTTGCCTAGACCTCCCGGCATGGTGGGCATGTCCAAAGTTCACCCAcaacagcaacagcagcagcatgGGGTGTTCTTTGAAAGGTTTGGAGGTGCTCGTAAGATACCTGTGGGCATGGAGCCTGCAGTCAATGCCAGACACCCCCTCCtccaacagcagcagcagcagcaacagacAGGTTTGATTGCCAGACAAAACTCATGCCCGCCAGCGATTGCCAGGCAGCAGCAAACTGAAGGCAATACCTCTAACCCAAACTTGCCAGACAATGGACCAGTAATGCAGAACCAGCATACGCAGTTTGAGTACCCCATTCAAAGACTAGAGAATAGAAATATGCATCCCTATTCTGAGTCCATGTTCAATATGCAGCAGGGACCTCCGCAGCAACCTCCAAATCAAAGATTGCAACACTTTGATGCCCCATATATGAATGTCACCAAAAGGCCCAGGTTTGACTTTTCTAATAATCACGGGGTTGAGAACTGTGCTGCCTGGAATAACAACAGTATTCACAATGCCGGCATTGACAGTCACCTTTCTCCCTCCACCTACCCTGGCCTCCCAGGGGAATACCCTCCTCAAGTGCCGGACAGCTTCCCCCCTGGCCCAGCTCTACAGCACCCAGGCTCCGATCACCAGTCATTGCAACAGAGACAGAACGCTGCAATGATGATTAAACAAATGGCTTCCAGAAACCAACAGCAAAGAATGAGACAAGCTAATTTGCAGCAATTGGGCCATCATGGCGATGTTAATCAAAGCAGCATTGTCCATGGAGGTCAAGTGGGGAGTATTCCGCCGCCTAACTTTGATCGTGAAGGAGGGAGGATTGGTAGCTTTGATCCTCAGAATCCACATGTAGGCCAGGAAAATGCTTGGTTTCCTGGACCTCACCCACCAGGTGACATTTTGCAGAGGAGAATGGCTGGGTCAAATCTCCCTACAGATCCTACATCCCATGATATTAATTTGCAGCAAAATGGATCAAACATGCTTTTTAGGCCGGGTGTTAACAGAATGGGTATGCAGGAGCCGCTGGGGCTACCAGGAGAAGGACATGTTCCTGCCTTACATTCTCCGGGTATGCACTCACAATATGGAAACAACATGGCTAACCTTTCCCAAATGCAATCACCGGGAGGTGGTGTGGGCATGAACAGTACCCCAGCTGACAGAAGGGGCGCTCCAGACTTTGCAGCACCAGCTATAGGCCAACAGCCAGGATTCCCATTTGTTGGATCAAATAGACAGACGACACCTCATAACCCACCTGGTGTAAATTCATCCCCGAGTTCATACCCACCACAGTCTGATTTTCAAGCAAGCCAGCGCTCAACAGCCAGCAAATTAGGGGCACTTTCACTTGGTTCCTTCAGTAAGGCTAATGCAAAGGAAAACATGTTTGGACAAAGTTGCTTAGCTGCCCTTTCTACAGCTTGTCAGAATATGATTGCTAGCTTAGGTGCACCAAACCTCAATGTGACATTTAATAAAAAAAGCCAAGCAGAGGGAAAGAGAAAATTGAGCCAAACAGAGACTGAGCTGAATGGCAACAGTGGGAATAGCTCTACTTCTGATTATTTCTCTGGGGGCTCTTCTCAAGGCAATCAGGGTCCTGGTGCTACAACTAATAACAGTAAATCTACAGGGCAGAGTGGGACATCACAACCCACACAGGGAGAAACTAGTCTTTCCCCAAACTACAACATTGAAGTCACTCCTGGCAATGATGGCAAACCAGTGACTGGAGGTGGACGAGGGAGGGGTCGGAGAAAAAGAGACAGCGGACATGTAAGCCCAGGTAACTACTTTGATAAGTATTCTGCAGACAGTGGGGGCGCAGTTGTGAGCCCAGGGCAGCAGGGCCAAACTGCCAATCAAGTAGAACCTGGTGGCACTCCTCATGATAAGCCCCTGACCTCTCCATCTTGGGGGAAAAGTAATGAGCTACTTCTGAGTGACCAACCTGACCTCATGTCATCTTTGGACAGTGGAATTCAAAGTGTGACTAAATCAGATAGTAGTTCACCTCATGTTGACTTCTCCGAAGATGTCAACACTACATATGGCAATGAAGATGAAGTTTCTTCTAGTTCAGATAATAACATATCAAAACCCAATAACTGTCCTTTGGTAACAGGGTCTCCAAAAATTCAGCGGAGTGAACACGGACTTCTTAATGGACAAAAACCCATGGGTCTAAATTTACTAAATAACACTACCTCTCTCCCGGACAGTTATGGGTTGAGCAGTACTGGGGCTGGCCACCCTGGCACCCCAGGGATGGAACAGGTCCGCACTCCTACTAGCACATCGACCCAGGATGAAATTCACCCCTTAGAGATACTCCAAGCACAGATCCAGCTTCAGAGACAGCAGTTCAGCATTTCTGAAGACCAGCCCTTggggatgaaaaataaaaaaagtgactgTACTGCTCAAAATGTGGACAGTGAATTGAACAGTTGTTGCTCTGACAATGTCAAAAATTCTATGAGTACGATAGACCTTGACTCTCTCATGGCAGAGCATAATTCTACCTGGTACCTGCCTAATGAGAAATCATTGATGGAGGGAGAGGAAGACGACAAGTCTATCACACCTTGGGAAAAATCAAAGAGCCAACAAACCAACAAAGAAG